In Mycolicibacterium gadium, the genomic window CGCACCGCGCCTGGCACTGTGGCGCGGCACATGGACAGCAGAGGTTCCGACATCTTCTCCGCGAGAACGACATTCACCGATCCCGAGTCGGTGCGGAGCTCGATGCGGATCTGGTGCTCGGCGTGTTCGACCTTTAGCGGGGACAGGGCGTGGATGCGGTCCTCGTCCAGGGACTCGCGCGCGAAGTACTGCGCGGCTTGCACCGGGTGGGGCAGCGACGTGCGTCCGCGCAGATATCGGTGGTCCAGCCGGCCGTCGAGGTATTTGGCCACCAGGCCGGCGGAGTCGGTCGAGTCGACGCGCCCGTAGCACAGGCCCTCGGGCAGGATGAGCATGGTGGCGGCGAACCGGTCGCCGCCCAAATGTGAACATTCCCAGGTAATTTCGGGGTACTCAGCCGCGATGGCCGACGCCGCGCTGCGTCCGCGCACGGCGCAACACTGGTCGTGCTTGCCGTGCGCGCAGACCGCGACCAGCGGGCCGTCGACCCGCTCGCCATCCGATCCGTCCAGGGCGATGTTCAGGTACCCGCGGGCGTCGTCGACCTCTCCTGCGTAGAGCGCCTCGCTGCCCTCCTCGCAGTGCGCGATGAACCATCGCCAGCGCGGCGTCTCATCCCGGCGTCCCGGCCGACGGATCGCGGTGACGCGCAGGCCCTCGGTTTCGATGCGGCGGCAGATGCTGCGCCCGAGTTCGCGGCCGATGAGAAGGGGCGAGTCGAGGAAGGCCGATTGCCCCCAGCCGCCGGACAATTCGAGCATCGCCCAGGACCGTCCTGCGCCGGCCGTGCCGTAAATGGGGTCGTTGCGCGCCAGGGATTGGTCGCTGCACGGGGTGCGTTTGGGGCTCAATCTTCGTCCTCGACCGCGACCACGACGGCCTCGCGGAGGAGGCGGCGAATGAGCACGGTGGAGTCGGCGAGGTCGAGGCCCGGCAGTGCTTCGGCGTCCGCGACGAGTCCGTGTTGCAGCGCCTCGAGCGCCGTGGCGCAGGAGTCGGGGAACGTGATGGTCTTGTCTGGCAGCCGGAGGCGAACCTGTTCGCCGAGGTGCTCCAGCGTGCCGATGAGTCCGTGGCGCCATCGCACCCTCAGTGCGCCTGCGGCGTCGATGGCGTCCAGAGTCGCCAGGGGCCGTACGGCGACGGGCCGGGTCCGCTCGGCGTGCCGGTCCGACAACTGCGCGGCTGCGCTGTCGCTGAGGTCGGCGGCCCGATCGCGTAGGACGTCGGCCAGCTGCGCCATGACTTTGCTTGTCGTCGAGGCCATTTCGCTGCGGTCGGTGGCGTCGATGCCCATGGGTAGAGATTTCCTGAACTCCTCGTCGGCGGCGAGCGTGTCGACGACAGCGCGTGCCACGTCGAGGTATGTCAGCGCCGACACTCCGATCGTCAGGTGGATCGACGTGGTGTCCAGGGATCGGGCGGAATGGACCCACCCGCGGGGCAGATAGAGCGCGTCGCCCGCCTGCAGGACGGTGTCGATGGTCGGGGCGTCGGCGATGCGTGCGGTGATGGCCTCGCGGTGCTCGGTCCACGGCTGTGAGTCCAGCGGGTGCCGGTGCACGGGTTCGTGCACGGTCCAGCGCTTCTCGCCGGCGACTTGCAGGACGAACACGTCGTGGACGTCGTAGTGGTGCTCGAATCCCTGGGCGTCCGGCGGGGTGACGTAGGCGTTGGCCTGTACGGGGTGACCGAGGTCGTCGGTGAGGCCGCGGACGAAGTCGATCAGCGGGGGCCACAGGCGGTGCAGCCCCTGGAGGACGATCGTCGCGCCGGCGGCGAATTCGGCCAGCACCTTGGCGGAGTCGACCTGGTCGGGCATCTCGGCGCCGAAGCCGGCCGGTCCGGTGTAGCAGCTGCGGGCGAGCACGTCGCCGGTCTTGGCCATCCGGATGAAGGGCGCGCGTACCCCGCGCTCGGCGATCAGCTCGTCAACCGCGGTGGGTGAGAGGAGATCGCTGAAGTCGCGGGGCAGCGCGTTGGCGCGGCTGAGCAGGGGTTGGCGGCCCCAATAGTCGGTGCCGAATGCACCGGTATCAGTGGCCACACACCGGCTCAGCATGCTGGCCTCAGGCGGTTCCGTCGGCACCGCCGTCGTGGCCTTCGGGGTTTGAGCCGCCGTCGGCCGTGCCTTCGCCGCCCTTCTCATCCGCGGTTCCGTCGGCGCCGCCGTCGTGGCCTTCGGGGTTCGAGCCGCCGTCGGCCGTTCCTTCTCCGCCGCCACCGCCTGCTGTCGTCATGTCGTCATCGTCGAGTGTCATGATCATTCCTTTCTTGGGCTGCAATCATGCTCTTCGGGTGTTCACCCGCCAAGCGCTGCCCAAACGCCGCAGCGGCGCCTATTTCGTCCTCGCGCCGGGGCGGGCGAATCAGCGGCGAGCCTAGATGGTGTCCCGCGCGTCGCTCGCGGCTGAAGTGTGCGTGAGCTGACCGTCTGGCTCGACGTGCACGGTGCCCTCCTCATGGGCGCCCGGCAGGTCGGGCATCTCATGGCGATTACCTGCCGAGGGTCGTCGGAGGAACCACACCAGTACACCCACCGACGTCGCCCCGGCCGCGATCACGGTCGGCCACGCCAACGCCTGAGCGAGCCAGATGCGCCGCTGGGCTTTGACGATCCGTTTTTCTGCACGCCGGAGCCGGGTCAGCTTGTTCATGCTGCCCGGATGCCCACGTCGGGCCCGTGGAAAACCAGCAGCGAAAGCGGTTCATGATGGGACTCGTGCATAGACGACGGGCGAATCGGACGGTGTGCGCCTTCGCGGCGGTCCTCGGCGTGGTCGCGGCACTGCTGATGTGCGGACCGACTGCAGGGATTGCGCAGGCGGCCGTTGCGGCGCCAGCAGGGGACGCCATCGGCATCGGTGATCCGCATGCACTCGGGGTGGTCGA contains:
- a CDS encoding sucrase ferredoxin, which encodes MSPKRTPCSDQSLARNDPIYGTAGAGRSWAMLELSGGWGQSAFLDSPLLIGRELGRSICRRIETEGLRVTAIRRPGRRDETPRWRWFIAHCEEGSEALYAGEVDDARGYLNIALDGSDGERVDGPLVAVCAHGKHDQCCAVRGRSAASAIAAEYPEITWECSHLGGDRFAATMLILPEGLCYGRVDSTDSAGLVAKYLDGRLDHRYLRGRTSLPHPVQAAQYFARESLDEDRIHALSPLKVEHAEHQIRIELRTDSGSVNVVLAEKMSEPLLSMCRATVPGAVRTFELVSLSSD
- a CDS encoding cupin domain-containing protein, which encodes MLSRCVATDTGAFGTDYWGRQPLLSRANALPRDFSDLLSPTAVDELIAERGVRAPFIRMAKTGDVLARSCYTGPAGFGAEMPDQVDSAKVLAEFAAGATIVLQGLHRLWPPLIDFVRGLTDDLGHPVQANAYVTPPDAQGFEHHYDVHDVFVLQVAGEKRWTVHEPVHRHPLDSQPWTEHREAITARIADAPTIDTVLQAGDALYLPRGWVHSARSLDTTSIHLTIGVSALTYLDVARAVVDTLAADEEFRKSLPMGIDATDRSEMASTTSKVMAQLADVLRDRAADLSDSAAAQLSDRHAERTRPVAVRPLATLDAIDAAGALRVRWRHGLIGTLEHLGEQVRLRLPDKTITFPDSCATALEALQHGLVADAEALPGLDLADSTVLIRRLLREAVVVAVEDED